In the genome of Terribacillus sp. FSL K6-0262, one region contains:
- a CDS encoding sugar kinase codes for MSRILTIGEPMALFVAEQEGLLDDAERFSRFIAGAEVNFSIGMARLGHQVTYITKLGLDPFGRNIHKFLRKNKIDTSFIAYEPEFVTGMQWKQKVKSGDPEVFSARKNSAASHMDKKLIKKIKWADYDLLHLTGIPPALSDGCRELVFQMMKEAKENGLQVSFDPNLRPGLWPDKQEMARVINDLAGQADIIFPGAAEGRQLTGKNDVLDIAAYYHEAGVPTVVLKLGEEGAFTSCMDGMQFYTEGFPVEEVVDTVGAGDGFAVGVVSGLLEGLKLSDSIARGAAIGALAVMSPGDNDGLPNRDELLRFMKREPIG; via the coding sequence ATGAGCAGGATTCTAACGATTGGGGAGCCGATGGCGCTATTCGTGGCGGAACAGGAAGGCTTACTGGATGATGCGGAACGCTTTTCGCGTTTCATTGCCGGGGCGGAAGTTAATTTTTCCATCGGGATGGCGCGTCTTGGACATCAGGTGACGTATATCACGAAGCTGGGCTTGGATCCTTTCGGCAGGAACATTCATAAATTTTTACGGAAAAATAAGATCGATACCTCCTTTATCGCCTATGAGCCCGAATTTGTGACGGGGATGCAATGGAAGCAGAAAGTGAAAAGCGGCGATCCGGAGGTATTCTCGGCAAGGAAGAATTCCGCGGCTTCACATATGGATAAAAAGCTGATCAAAAAAATAAAATGGGCTGATTATGACCTTCTCCATCTTACAGGTATCCCGCCTGCTTTGTCGGATGGCTGCCGGGAGCTTGTTTTTCAGATGATGAAGGAGGCGAAGGAAAATGGGCTGCAAGTATCATTCGATCCGAATCTTCGGCCGGGATTGTGGCCGGATAAGCAGGAAATGGCACGGGTCATCAATGATCTTGCCGGCCAAGCTGATATCATCTTCCCGGGCGCAGCAGAAGGAAGACAATTGACTGGCAAGAACGATGTGCTCGATATTGCCGCGTATTACCATGAAGCTGGAGTGCCGACCGTTGTATTGAAGCTTGGGGAGGAAGGTGCCTTCACAAGCTGTATGGATGGTATGCAATTCTATACAGAAGGCTTCCCGGTCGAAGAAGTCGTCGATACGGTCGGTGCAGGAGATGGCTTTGCGGTCGGTGTTGTGAGCGGATTGCTGGAAGGATTGAAGCTTTCGGACAGCATTGCAAGGGGAGCTGCCATTGGTGCACTGGCAGTCATGTCACCTGGGGATAATGACGGTCTGCCAAATCGGGATGAGCTGCTGCGATTCATGAAACGGGAGCCGATCGGATAA
- a CDS encoding IclR family transcriptional regulator, which yields MSNVQSLERALTILNTLSDHPDGLPIAKLTKLVDLSKSTTHRLLATLVDMNYVAKDPESDNYKVGLQTLYVARSVLNNNNIVNIAKPYLKQLCADVNETVHLCIEDKGEIVYIDKLESNQTIRMYSRIGNRAPMYCTAVGKILLSGMPESRLAEIADSIAFIPRTPRTIASKEELYTEVDRVRQQGYALDDIENEEGIRCIAAPIYSHEHRIVASFSISGPSNRVTTDRVNAELIQKVRACSEEISRALGYTG from the coding sequence ATGTCTAATGTGCAATCACTTGAACGAGCGCTAACTATTTTGAATACGCTTTCCGATCACCCAGATGGTTTGCCGATTGCGAAGCTGACCAAGCTGGTAGATCTGTCAAAAAGTACGACTCACCGGCTGCTGGCAACGCTTGTGGACATGAATTACGTTGCCAAAGATCCGGAATCGGACAATTATAAAGTTGGGTTGCAAACTCTTTACGTTGCGCGCAGCGTCTTGAATAATAACAATATCGTCAATATAGCCAAGCCATATCTGAAACAGCTTTGTGCAGATGTGAATGAGACGGTGCATTTATGCATCGAGGATAAAGGTGAAATCGTCTACATCGATAAGCTCGAAAGCAACCAGACGATCCGCATGTATTCCCGGATCGGGAACAGAGCTCCCATGTACTGTACAGCTGTCGGAAAAATACTCTTATCAGGCATGCCGGAAAGCAGGCTGGCGGAAATAGCTGATTCAATTGCCTTCATACCGCGTACACCACGCACGATTGCTTCGAAGGAAGAGCTGTACACCGAAGTGGACAGAGTCCGTCAACAAGGGTATGCACTCGATGATATTGAAAATGAAGAAGGCATCCGCTGTATAGCCGCTCCGATTTACAGCCATGAGCACCGGATCGTGGCTAGCTTCAGCATCTCAGGACCAAGCAACCGAGTGACAACAGACCGGGTGAATGCCGAATTGATACAGAAGGTAAGAGCCTGCAGCGAGGAAATATCCCGCGCATTGGGCTATACCGGTTAG
- a CDS encoding bifunctional 4-hydroxy-2-oxoglutarate aldolase/2-dehydro-3-deoxy-phosphogluconate aldolase, whose protein sequence is MRKAEVLAKLTDQGIVAVVRADSAEEAIRISDACIEGGITGIEVTFTVKDADQVIKRLADLYKENTDVVVGAGTVLDSTTARLAILAGASFIVSPTFDADTAKLCNLYQVPYLPGCMTIGEIKQAMEAGADIIKLFPGSVFGPDFIKAVKAPLPQANIMPTGGVDLENIGNWLKNGAAAVGVGGNLVAPAATGDYAKITSIAQQYVEKVMEARVQRVNI, encoded by the coding sequence ATGAGAAAAGCTGAGGTTCTGGCTAAGCTGACTGATCAAGGTATCGTAGCTGTCGTTCGTGCCGATTCGGCAGAAGAGGCAATCCGGATTTCAGATGCTTGTATAGAAGGCGGTATTACAGGGATTGAGGTGACGTTTACCGTCAAGGACGCAGACCAGGTTATCAAGCGGCTTGCCGATTTATATAAAGAGAACACAGATGTAGTGGTCGGAGCCGGAACAGTGCTTGATAGTACGACAGCTCGTCTGGCCATACTTGCCGGTGCCAGTTTCATCGTCAGTCCGACGTTCGATGCCGACACTGCCAAACTGTGTAATCTTTATCAAGTCCCTTATTTGCCGGGGTGTATGACGATCGGGGAGATAAAACAGGCCATGGAAGCAGGGGCAGACATCATCAAGCTCTTCCCGGGAAGTGTGTTTGGACCGGATTTCATCAAAGCGGTCAAAGCTCCGCTTCCGCAGGCGAATATCATGCCGACCGGCGGGGTGGACTTGGAGAATATCGGAAATTGGCTGAAAAATGGTGCAGCTGCTGTCGGGGTCGGCGGCAATCTTGTGGCACCTGCCGCTACAGGTGACTATGCTAAGATCACGTCCATCGCTCAGCAATATGTAGAAAAAGTAATGGAAGCAAGAGTGCAGCGTGTGAACATTTGA